A stretch of Saccharothrix texasensis DNA encodes these proteins:
- a CDS encoding MFS transporter, translating to MSMGPTAMGDRVLAKVAVRILPFLALLYFVNYLDRVNIGFAAPNGLNEELGLTATAFGFASGIFFLGYLLLEVPSNLALHRFGARRWLARIMISWGVVATAMAFVPNATTLVVLRFLLGVAEAGFFPGIILYLTYWFPAAQRAKAVALFMVAVPVSSAIGSTVSSLLITHGDGVFGLSGWRFMFLVEGVPAILLAFVTWFYLTDRPERAGWLAEDERRWLAGELEAERRAKEAEHHWPLRKALLHPRILGLAFVYFAIAYGLYALGFFLPTIIAGFGEQFGTKLTVPQAGLVTAVPYVVAAAVMVFWARHGDRVEERKWHVALPMLLGGCAIPVALHLGNPYAAMVAVTVCAVGVCCALPTFWALPSDFLSGTAAAGGIALINSLGNTSGFAAPYITGWLRDVTGSQRAGLWLVGACLVGGALLALALGGKPRSGEASVR from the coding sequence ATGTCGATGGGACCGACCGCCATGGGTGACCGGGTGCTCGCCAAGGTCGCCGTCCGGATCCTGCCGTTCCTGGCGCTGCTCTACTTCGTCAACTACCTGGACCGCGTCAACATCGGGTTCGCCGCCCCGAACGGGCTGAACGAGGAGCTCGGGCTCACCGCGACGGCGTTCGGGTTCGCGTCCGGCATCTTCTTCCTCGGCTACCTGCTGCTGGAGGTGCCGAGCAACCTCGCGCTGCACCGGTTCGGCGCGCGCCGCTGGCTGGCCCGGATCATGATCAGCTGGGGTGTGGTGGCCACCGCGATGGCCTTCGTGCCCAACGCGACCACCCTGGTGGTCCTGCGGTTCCTGCTCGGCGTCGCGGAGGCCGGGTTCTTCCCCGGCATCATCCTCTACCTGACGTACTGGTTCCCGGCCGCGCAGCGCGCGAAGGCGGTCGCGCTGTTCATGGTGGCGGTGCCCGTCTCCTCGGCGATCGGGTCCACCGTGTCCAGCCTGCTCATCACGCACGGCGACGGCGTGTTCGGGCTGTCCGGCTGGCGGTTCATGTTCCTGGTCGAGGGCGTGCCGGCGATCCTGCTCGCGTTCGTCACCTGGTTCTACCTGACCGACCGGCCGGAGCGGGCCGGCTGGCTGGCCGAGGACGAACGCCGCTGGCTCGCCGGCGAGCTGGAGGCCGAGCGCCGCGCGAAGGAGGCCGAGCACCACTGGCCGCTGCGCAAGGCGTTGCTGCACCCGCGGATCCTCGGCCTGGCGTTCGTCTACTTCGCCATCGCCTACGGCCTGTACGCGCTGGGGTTCTTCCTGCCGACCATCATCGCCGGGTTCGGCGAGCAGTTCGGGACGAAGCTGACCGTGCCGCAGGCCGGGCTGGTGACCGCCGTCCCGTACGTGGTCGCGGCGGCGGTCATGGTGTTCTGGGCGCGCCACGGCGACCGGGTGGAGGAGCGGAAGTGGCACGTGGCGCTGCCGATGCTGCTCGGCGGGTGCGCCATCCCCGTCGCGCTGCACCTCGGCAACCCGTACGCCGCGATGGTCGCCGTCACCGTGTGCGCGGTGGGCGTGTGCTGCGCGCTGCCGACGTTCTGGGCGCTGCCGTCGGACTTCCTGTCCGGCACGGCCGCGGCGGGCGGCATCGCGCTGATCAACTCGCTCGGCAACACCAGCGGGTTCGCCGCGCCCTACATCACCGGCTGGCTGCGCGACGTCACCGGCAGCCAGCGCGCCGGCCTGTGGCTGGTCGGCGCGTGCCTGGTCGGCGGAGCCCTGCTCGCCCTCGCGCTGGGCGGCAAACCGCGGTCCGGTGAGGCGTCGGTCCGGTAG
- a CDS encoding glycoside hydrolase family 53 protein produces the protein MSGPTRAVKAALALATAVLPLAALTPPVSAAGSLSMLGADVSTAQRALDLGAKYYDASGAARDPLDILKGAGVNYVRLRVWNNPRSGYNNKAKVLAYARTVKAKGLKLLIDFHYSDTWADPGKQYKPAAWSSHGIGQLQTDVYNYTHDVCTSLKAQGTTPDSVQIGNEINVGMLWNEGKVVNNDFTNLSLLLKAGYNATKACSSGTKVMIHTANADSLDHARWFYDGIRAKGVAWDITALSYYCMWHGTLGNLYNVITDVRSRYGKDVVLAETAYPFTTGNADGTGNSITSGCADYPLTWAGQAKNFAHVQNTARNAGAIGVFYWEPTWYAVPGNGWDPADIANSGNGWDNMATFDWSGRINPEIRWTP, from the coding sequence ATGTCCGGACCCACCCGGGCGGTCAAGGCCGCCCTCGCCCTGGCGACCGCCGTGCTGCCGCTGGCCGCGCTCACCCCGCCGGTCTCCGCGGCCGGTTCGCTGAGCATGCTCGGCGCCGACGTCTCGACCGCGCAACGCGCCCTCGACCTCGGCGCGAAGTACTACGACGCGTCCGGCGCCGCCCGGGATCCGCTCGACATCCTCAAGGGCGCGGGCGTCAACTACGTCCGCCTGCGCGTCTGGAACAACCCGCGCAGCGGCTACAACAACAAGGCCAAGGTCCTCGCCTACGCCAGGACGGTGAAGGCCAAGGGGCTCAAGCTGCTGATCGACTTCCACTACTCCGACACGTGGGCCGACCCCGGCAAGCAGTACAAGCCGGCCGCCTGGTCGAGCCACGGCATCGGCCAGTTGCAGACCGACGTCTACAACTACACCCACGACGTGTGCACCAGCCTCAAGGCCCAGGGCACCACGCCGGACAGCGTGCAGATCGGCAACGAGATCAACGTCGGCATGCTGTGGAACGAGGGCAAGGTCGTCAACAACGACTTCACCAACCTCAGCCTGCTGCTGAAGGCCGGCTACAACGCCACCAAGGCGTGCAGCAGCGGCACCAAGGTCATGATCCACACGGCGAACGCGGACAGCCTCGACCACGCCCGCTGGTTCTACGACGGCATCAGGGCCAAGGGCGTGGCCTGGGACATCACCGCGCTGTCGTACTACTGCATGTGGCACGGCACGCTGGGCAACCTCTACAACGTGATCACCGACGTGCGCTCCCGCTACGGCAAGGACGTCGTGCTCGCGGAGACCGCCTACCCGTTCACCACCGGGAACGCCGACGGCACCGGCAACTCCATCACCTCCGGCTGCGCGGACTACCCGCTGACGTGGGCGGGCCAGGCGAAGAACTTCGCCCACGTCCAGAACACCGCGCGCAACGCGGGCGCCATCGGCGTCTTCTACTGGGAGCCGACCTGGTACGCCGTCCCCGGCAACGGCTGGGACCCCGCCGACATCGCCAACAGCGGCAACGGCTGGGACAACATGGCGACCTTCGACTGGTCCGGCCGCATCAACCCGGAGATCCGCTGGACGCCGTGA
- a CDS encoding LysR family transcriptional regulator, giving the protein MELRQLRYFVAVAEELHFGRAAARLLIAGPSLSQQIKALERDLGVPLFARDRRTVALTSAGAALLPDARALLDRADELRRRARHLSGADPVRLGYVNWLPPDLTARTSGVAQLYVDTWVVPSHAQAARVADGSLDLAVCWVRAADLARHGLTARLLGADRLYAVSTGADTGPVRAADTTVLVDDDVTSWSSWNEFAEEFAGDTGARVVRIHNGAITGPAFFDHVRACATPVLNSPKGQTTPLPPDLVRRPVVDPEVVWTWSLVRRDDEVRPSVLAVVDAVTRDVGDLGLRRAGAWLPADDPHRALGG; this is encoded by the coding sequence GTGGAACTACGGCAGCTCCGGTACTTCGTCGCGGTCGCCGAGGAACTGCACTTCGGCCGGGCCGCGGCCCGGTTGCTGATCGCCGGGCCGTCGCTGTCGCAGCAGATCAAGGCGCTCGAACGCGACCTGGGCGTGCCGCTGTTCGCCCGCGACCGCCGCACGGTCGCCCTCACCTCGGCCGGCGCCGCGTTGCTGCCCGACGCGCGTGCGCTGCTCGACCGGGCCGACGAGCTGCGGCGCCGGGCGCGGCATCTGTCCGGGGCCGACCCGGTGCGCCTCGGCTACGTCAACTGGCTGCCACCCGACCTGACCGCGCGCACGTCCGGGGTCGCGCAGCTGTACGTGGACACCTGGGTCGTGCCGTCGCACGCGCAGGCGGCCCGGGTCGCCGACGGCAGCCTCGACCTGGCCGTGTGCTGGGTGCGTGCCGCCGACCTCGCCCGCCACGGGCTGACGGCGCGACTGCTCGGCGCGGACCGGCTCTACGCCGTGTCGACCGGCGCGGACACCGGTCCGGTGCGGGCCGCGGACACCACGGTGCTCGTGGACGACGACGTCACGTCGTGGTCGTCCTGGAACGAGTTCGCCGAGGAGTTCGCCGGCGACACCGGGGCCCGCGTCGTGCGCATCCACAACGGGGCGATCACCGGGCCCGCCTTCTTCGACCACGTGCGGGCGTGCGCCACCCCGGTGCTGAACTCGCCCAAGGGCCAGACCACCCCGCTGCCGCCGGACCTGGTCCGCCGCCCGGTGGTCGACCCGGAGGTGGTGTGGACGTGGTCCCTCGTCCGCCGCGACGACGAGGTCCGCCCCTCCGTGCTGGCCGTCGTCGACGCCGTCACCCGCGACGTGGGCGACCTCGGCCTGCGCCGGGCGGGCGCGTGGCTGCCCGCGGACGACCCCCACCGGGCTCTCGGAGGCTGA
- a CDS encoding serine hydrolase domain-containing protein, which yields MAEIRGTCDDRFGRVRDTFEASLDADDVGASVAVYVDGQPVVDLWGGHVDAARTTPWERDTIVNVWSTTKTMVALCALMLADRGVIDLDAPVAEYWPEFAAAGKGGVRLRHVLGYTAGLPTWAEPITVPELFDWEDATARLAAQPARWAPGAVGCYHPLTQGFLIGEVVRRVTGRGLGAFFAEEVAGPLGADFHIGLPAEHDHRVAPVIPPPGAADTPAPGLDGEAPNPAIVAEDANTAAWRRAEIPSAGGHGNARSVGLVQSVLASGGAVGGVRLLSEAGCRRVLEEQYRGVDRYLDVPIRYGLGYRVEGRTCSWGGWGGSVVVVDLSTRLTVAYAMNQMLEQGALGDSRGLGLVLAAYQGLATAA from the coding sequence GTGGCGGAGATCCGTGGCACGTGCGATGACCGGTTCGGCCGGGTGCGCGACACGTTCGAGGCGTCGCTGGACGCGGACGACGTCGGCGCGTCGGTGGCCGTCTACGTGGACGGCCAGCCGGTGGTCGACCTCTGGGGCGGTCACGTCGACGCGGCGCGCACCACGCCGTGGGAACGCGACACGATCGTCAACGTCTGGTCCACCACCAAGACGATGGTGGCGCTGTGCGCGTTGATGCTCGCCGACCGGGGCGTGATCGACCTGGACGCGCCGGTCGCCGAGTACTGGCCGGAGTTCGCCGCCGCGGGCAAGGGCGGTGTGCGGCTGCGGCACGTGCTCGGCTACACCGCCGGGCTGCCGACCTGGGCCGAGCCGATCACCGTGCCCGAGCTGTTCGACTGGGAGGACGCGACGGCGCGGCTGGCCGCGCAGCCCGCCCGGTGGGCGCCGGGGGCGGTCGGCTGCTACCACCCGTTGACCCAGGGCTTCCTGATCGGCGAGGTGGTCCGCCGGGTCACCGGCCGCGGCCTGGGCGCGTTCTTCGCCGAGGAGGTGGCCGGGCCGCTCGGCGCCGACTTCCACATCGGCCTGCCCGCCGAGCACGACCACCGGGTCGCGCCGGTGATCCCGCCGCCCGGCGCGGCCGACACCCCCGCGCCGGGCCTGGACGGCGAGGCGCCCAACCCCGCCATCGTGGCGGAGGACGCCAACACCGCCGCGTGGCGCCGGGCCGAGATCCCGTCGGCGGGCGGGCACGGCAACGCGCGCTCGGTCGGCCTGGTGCAGTCGGTGCTGGCGTCCGGTGGCGCGGTCGGCGGCGTACGGCTGCTGTCGGAGGCCGGGTGCCGCCGGGTGCTGGAGGAGCAGTACCGGGGCGTGGACCGCTACCTGGACGTGCCGATCCGGTACGGCCTCGGCTACCGGGTCGAGGGGCGGACGTGTTCCTGGGGCGGGTGGGGCGGTTCCGTCGTGGTGGTCGACCTGAGCACCCGGCTGACGGTGGCGTACGCGATGAACCAGATGCTGGAGCAGGGCGCGCTGGGTGACAGCCGGGGTCTCGGTCTCGTGCTCGCCGCCTACCAGGGACTCGCTACCGCAGCCTGA
- a CDS encoding nuclear transport factor 2 family protein, translating into MTADEVLRDVLDRWKHAVDAHEPDRVAANFAEDAVFQGLRPYGVGRAAVAAYYASQPLGLTAEYRVRETRELADGVVLGYLEVDFSFTDRPALRVHLGVVVKDRLISHYQVTGLG; encoded by the coding sequence ATGACCGCCGACGAGGTGCTGCGGGACGTCCTGGACCGGTGGAAGCACGCCGTGGACGCGCACGAACCCGACCGCGTGGCCGCGAACTTCGCCGAGGACGCGGTCTTCCAGGGGCTGCGCCCCTACGGCGTGGGCCGCGCGGCGGTGGCCGCGTACTACGCCTCCCAGCCGCTCGGGCTGACCGCGGAGTACCGGGTCCGCGAGACCCGCGAGCTGGCCGACGGCGTGGTGCTGGGCTACCTGGAGGTGGACTTCTCCTTCACCGACCGGCCCGCGCTGCGGGTCCACCTCGGCGTGGTCGTGAAGGACCGCCTGATCAGCCACTACCAGGTGACCGGGCTCGGCTGA
- a CDS encoding fibronectin type III domain-containing protein — translation MRGARNVRRVVIGTAAAALLCTGVSTGIAHAASGRPVGLELDYTCAVASGPQLTVAADVTFVLPREGMVGGDVPHFEPAFIDVDLALGGDRAGLAARGGVRLDGDSTATLAASFAGPVTLESEAVLAFAPTWVTASGGGLPLTAAGGFPGLSVQQPGDYAIHLGDLELSLRPERADGTPLGTITATCAPDPAQSTLIGTLKSEPSIVEHPVRPSRLQVTAVTPTSASLSWHAVPWWFETAGYEVHLDGVKVAFVTEKQATITGLAPDSQHRVKIVTRDLHNLSSPPSQGLVFATPPVRG, via the coding sequence ATGCGAGGAGCGAGGAACGTCCGGCGCGTCGTGATCGGGACGGCGGCCGCGGCGTTGTTGTGCACCGGGGTGTCGACGGGGATCGCGCACGCCGCGTCGGGCAGACCGGTGGGGCTGGAGCTGGACTACACGTGCGCGGTCGCGTCCGGGCCGCAGCTGACCGTCGCGGCCGACGTCACGTTCGTGCTGCCGCGCGAGGGGATGGTGGGCGGCGACGTCCCGCACTTCGAGCCGGCGTTCATCGACGTGGACCTGGCGCTCGGCGGCGACCGGGCGGGGTTGGCCGCGCGCGGCGGGGTGCGGTTGGACGGCGACAGCACCGCGACGCTCGCCGCGAGCTTCGCCGGTCCCGTCACGCTGGAGAGCGAGGCCGTGCTGGCGTTCGCGCCGACGTGGGTCACCGCGTCGGGTGGCGGCCTGCCGCTGACCGCGGCGGGCGGGTTCCCGGGGCTGAGCGTCCAGCAGCCCGGCGACTACGCCATCCACCTCGGCGACCTGGAGCTGTCGCTGCGGCCGGAGCGGGCCGACGGCACGCCGCTGGGGACGATCACCGCCACGTGCGCGCCCGACCCCGCGCAGAGCACCCTGATCGGCACGCTGAAGTCCGAGCCGAGCATCGTCGAGCACCCGGTGCGGCCGTCCCGGCTCCAGGTGACCGCCGTGACGCCGACCAGCGCCTCGCTGTCCTGGCACGCGGTCCCGTGGTGGTTCGAGACCGCGGGCTACGAGGTCCACCTGGACGGGGTGAAGGTCGCGTTCGTCACCGAGAAGCAGGCCACGATCACCGGGCTGGCTCCCGACAGCCAGCACCGGGTCAAGATCGTGACCCGGGACCTGCACAACCTCTCGTCACCGCCCAGCCAGGGCCTGGTGTTCGCCACGCCACCCGTTCGCGGCTGA
- a CDS encoding SDR family NAD(P)-dependent oxidoreductase → MTTTQPVAIITGASQGIGAALVPAYRKLGHAVVATSRSIDASDDPEVLTVRADLSQPGDGTRVVEEALARFGRVDTLVNNAGVFVAKPFTDYTDEDFATVAGTNLRGFFDITRSAVAAMLARGDGGHVVTMSTSLVDHALSRVPSALAALTKGGLTAVTRSLATEYATRKIRVNAVALGVIRTPMHAPQTHDFLAALHPIGRLGEIDEVVDAVVFLEQAGFVTGEVLHVDGGQNAGH, encoded by the coding sequence ATGACCACCACCCAACCGGTCGCGATCATCACGGGCGCCTCCCAGGGCATCGGCGCCGCCCTCGTCCCGGCCTACCGCAAGCTCGGCCACGCCGTCGTGGCGACCTCTCGTTCGATCGACGCTTCGGACGACCCCGAAGTGCTGACCGTGCGCGCCGACCTGTCGCAGCCGGGTGACGGCACGCGGGTCGTCGAAGAGGCCCTCGCGCGGTTCGGCCGGGTCGACACGCTGGTGAACAACGCGGGCGTCTTCGTCGCCAAGCCGTTCACCGACTACACCGACGAGGACTTCGCCACGGTCGCGGGCACCAACCTGCGCGGCTTCTTCGACATCACCCGCAGCGCGGTCGCGGCGATGCTCGCCCGGGGCGACGGCGGCCACGTGGTGACCATGTCCACCAGCCTGGTCGACCACGCGCTGTCCCGGGTGCCGTCGGCGTTGGCCGCGCTGACCAAGGGCGGTCTGACCGCCGTCACCAGGTCGCTCGCGACCGAGTACGCGACCAGGAAGATCCGGGTCAACGCCGTCGCGCTCGGCGTCATCCGCACGCCGATGCACGCGCCGCAGACGCACGACTTCCTCGCCGCGCTGCACCCGATCGGCCGCCTCGGCGAGATCGACGAGGTCGTGGACGCGGTCGTCTTCCTGGAGCAGGCCGGCTTCGTCACCGGCGAGGTCCTGCACGTCGACGGCGGCCAGAACGCGGGCCACTGA
- a CDS encoding GntR family transcriptional regulator, giving the protein MADPTGPYETKSEYAYGYLRRRVLDGEPVPGSGINQFTVAKAAGIGTTPLREALKRLKGEGLVELDAHRDARVTPLRAEEARDLVELRRALDPLAVALAAERRTAADVEAIREAAEGLRALPGNPDHEDLPAHRRFHAALYRASRNVLLIGTLDGLWDKSDRYRRMALEVDRGGAARAEEDREHGALVDLVVAGDAEGASAVMRGHVDTSLGAQAAWRLREQG; this is encoded by the coding sequence GTGGCCGACCCGACCGGGCCGTACGAGACGAAGAGCGAGTACGCCTACGGCTACCTGCGCCGGCGGGTCCTCGACGGCGAGCCGGTGCCCGGATCGGGCATCAACCAGTTCACGGTGGCCAAGGCCGCCGGGATCGGCACGACACCGCTGCGGGAAGCGCTCAAGCGCCTGAAGGGCGAGGGCCTGGTCGAGCTGGACGCGCACCGCGACGCGCGGGTCACGCCGTTGCGGGCGGAGGAGGCGCGGGACCTGGTGGAGCTGCGGCGCGCGCTCGACCCGCTCGCCGTCGCGCTGGCGGCCGAACGGCGGACCGCCGCCGACGTCGAGGCGATCCGCGAGGCGGCGGAAGGGCTGCGCGCGCTGCCGGGCAACCCCGACCACGAGGACCTGCCGGCCCACCGGCGCTTCCACGCGGCCCTGTACCGCGCTTCGCGCAACGTGCTGCTGATCGGGACGCTGGACGGCCTGTGGGACAAGTCCGACCGCTACCGCCGGATGGCGCTGGAAGTCGACCGCGGCGGCGCGGCGCGGGCGGAGGAGGACCGCGAGCACGGCGCGCTGGTCGACCTGGTGGTCGCCGGTGACGCCGAGGGCGCGTCGGCCGTGATGCGCGGGCACGTCGACACGAGCCTCGGCGCGCAGGCCGCGTGGCGCTTGCGCGAGCAGGGCTGA
- a CDS encoding cholesterol oxidase substrate-binding domain-containing protein has protein sequence MSHSGDAFSRRNFLGASAVAWLPIGALLPGEGAGDPPPAFPAGVDLYRQSYRNWAGEIHTDDLWTCAPRTPEDVVLLANWAHGQGFTLRPRGFRHGWSPLTVTAGTTGADRVVLVDTTRHLTAMTSLPGAVRTQTGASMDDLLAFLEDAGLGVTNTPAPGDLTVGGVLAINGHGTSVPAVGETRPPGHTYGSLSNLIISLTAVVWDGAAYRLRTFQRDEPECAALLTHVGRAFLTEVTLRVGANQNLRCVSRVDIPVSELFAPPGSGATRTFASFLDQSGRVEAIWFAFTDRPWLKTWSVAPTKPLTSRHVVTPYNYLFSDNVPKPVSDLADLLITGAWALTPTFGQLQYTTAATGLTATLTADLWGASKNLLLYVRPTTLRETANGYAVLTSRAEVQRVVSDFAAFYQDLLASYQSRGLFPVTGQVEIRVGGLDDPAHVGVAGARKPALSAVRPRADHPEWDVAVWFDVLTFPTAPGAAAFYRELEQFFFTHYTGAYAATRAEWSKGWAYTDQAAWADHTVLTSTVPDSYRQGPDPSWDAALAALDAHDPHRVFSNPFLDVLLP, from the coding sequence ATGAGCCACTCCGGCGATGCCTTCTCCCGCCGCAACTTCCTCGGCGCCTCGGCCGTCGCGTGGTTGCCGATCGGCGCGCTGCTCCCGGGCGAAGGCGCGGGCGACCCGCCACCCGCGTTCCCGGCGGGCGTCGACCTGTACCGGCAGTCCTACCGGAACTGGGCGGGCGAGATCCACACCGACGACCTGTGGACGTGCGCACCGCGAACCCCGGAAGACGTCGTGCTGCTCGCGAACTGGGCGCACGGCCAGGGCTTCACCTTGCGGCCGAGGGGTTTCCGGCACGGGTGGTCGCCGCTGACCGTCACCGCGGGCACCACCGGCGCGGACCGGGTCGTGCTCGTCGACACCACCCGGCACCTCACGGCCATGACGTCGCTGCCGGGTGCGGTGCGGACGCAGACCGGCGCGTCGATGGACGACCTGCTGGCGTTCCTGGAGGACGCGGGACTCGGCGTGACCAACACGCCCGCGCCGGGCGACCTGACCGTCGGCGGCGTGCTCGCGATCAACGGCCACGGCACGTCCGTCCCGGCCGTCGGCGAGACCCGGCCGCCGGGCCACACCTACGGCTCGCTCAGCAACCTGATCATCTCGTTGACCGCCGTCGTCTGGGACGGCGCCGCGTACCGGTTGCGCACGTTCCAGCGCGACGAGCCCGAGTGCGCCGCGTTGCTGACCCACGTGGGCCGCGCCTTCCTGACCGAGGTCACCCTCCGCGTGGGCGCGAACCAGAACCTGCGCTGCGTCAGCCGGGTCGACATCCCCGTGAGCGAGCTGTTCGCGCCGCCGGGCAGCGGCGCGACCCGCACGTTCGCGAGCTTCCTCGACCAGTCCGGGCGGGTCGAGGCGATCTGGTTCGCCTTCACCGACCGCCCGTGGCTCAAGACGTGGAGCGTCGCCCCGACCAAGCCGCTCACCTCGCGCCACGTCGTCACGCCGTACAACTACCTGTTCTCCGACAACGTGCCCAAGCCCGTCTCCGACCTCGCCGACCTGCTCATCACCGGCGCGTGGGCGCTCACCCCGACGTTCGGCCAGTTGCAGTACACCACCGCGGCCACCGGGCTGACCGCCACGCTCACTGCGGACCTGTGGGGCGCGTCGAAGAACCTGCTGCTCTACGTCAGGCCGACCACCCTGCGCGAGACCGCCAACGGGTACGCGGTGCTGACCAGCCGGGCCGAGGTGCAGCGCGTGGTGAGCGACTTCGCCGCGTTCTACCAGGACCTCCTGGCGTCCTACCAGAGCCGCGGCCTGTTCCCGGTCACCGGCCAGGTGGAGATCCGCGTCGGCGGCCTGGACGACCCGGCGCACGTGGGCGTGGCGGGCGCGCGGAAGCCGGCGCTGTCGGCGGTGCGGCCACGCGCGGACCACCCCGAGTGGGACGTCGCGGTGTGGTTCGACGTGCTGACGTTCCCGACCGCCCCCGGCGCGGCGGCGTTCTACCGGGAGCTGGAGCAGTTCTTCTTCACCCACTACACGGGCGCGTACGCGGCCACCCGCGCCGAGTGGTCCAAGGGCTGGGCCTACACGGACCAGGCGGCGTGGGCCGACCACACCGTCCTCACGTCCACCGTGCCGGACAGCTACCGGCAAGGCCCGGACCCGAGCTGGGACGCGGCGCTGGCCGCGCTCGACGCCCACGACCCGCACCGGGTGTTCAGCAACCCGTTCCTGGACGTGCTGCTGCCGTGA
- a CDS encoding cytochrome P450 family protein codes for METYVLDPTGRDIQTEAAELRGRGPATRVGLPGGVEAWWVGDLGLLRRLLADPRVSKDARRHWPAMADIPQDWPLYLWVAARNMFTAYGSEHRRLRMLISKGFTARRTEALRPQVEEIAADLVDRLAAGPDLVDVRAGFAHPLPIEVISRLMGVPDDDRPELRRIVDSLFVTTTTPEEAIANQGRLYEILHDLVAAKRAVPGDDLTSVLIAARDEADTGLAEEELVDTLLLMIAAGHETTVNLLDQAITALLTHPDQLRLVRAGERRWGDVIEETLRWQAPVANLPLRYAVEDIELAGVTIREGEAILAGYAAAGRDPAHHGGTAERFDLTRADKTHLSFGHGVHHCLGAPLARIEAEVALPALFDRFPDIAPAVPVDELEPVRSFISNGHRTLPVRLR; via the coding sequence ATGGAAACCTACGTGCTGGACCCGACGGGCCGCGACATCCAGACCGAGGCGGCGGAGTTACGCGGTCGCGGACCGGCGACGCGGGTCGGCCTCCCGGGCGGGGTGGAGGCGTGGTGGGTCGGCGACCTCGGTTTGCTGCGCCGGCTGCTCGCCGACCCGCGCGTGTCCAAGGACGCCCGCCGGCACTGGCCCGCCATGGCGGACATCCCGCAGGACTGGCCGCTGTACCTCTGGGTCGCGGCGCGCAACATGTTCACCGCCTACGGCTCGGAGCACCGCAGGCTGCGGATGCTGATCTCCAAGGGGTTCACCGCCCGGCGCACCGAGGCGTTGCGCCCGCAGGTGGAGGAGATCGCGGCCGACCTGGTCGACCGGCTCGCCGCCGGACCGGACCTGGTCGACGTGCGCGCCGGGTTCGCCCACCCGCTGCCGATCGAGGTCATCAGCCGGTTGATGGGCGTGCCCGACGACGACCGCCCCGAGCTGCGGCGGATCGTGGACAGCCTCTTCGTCACCACGACGACGCCCGAGGAGGCGATCGCCAACCAGGGGCGGCTCTACGAGATCCTGCACGACCTGGTGGCCGCCAAGCGGGCCGTGCCCGGCGACGACCTGACCAGCGTCCTGATCGCCGCCCGGGACGAGGCCGACACCGGGTTGGCCGAGGAGGAACTGGTCGACACCCTCCTGCTGATGATCGCCGCCGGCCACGAGACCACCGTCAACCTGCTCGACCAGGCCATCACCGCGCTGCTCACCCACCCCGACCAGCTGCGCCTGGTCCGCGCGGGCGAGCGCCGCTGGGGCGACGTGATCGAGGAGACGCTGCGGTGGCAGGCCCCGGTGGCGAACCTGCCGCTGCGCTACGCCGTCGAGGACATCGAGCTGGCCGGCGTGACGATCCGCGAGGGCGAGGCCATCCTCGCGGGCTACGCCGCCGCCGGGCGCGACCCGGCGCACCACGGCGGCACCGCCGAGCGGTTCGACCTCACCCGCGCGGACAAGACGCACCTGTCGTTCGGCCACGGCGTGCACCACTGCCTGGGCGCGCCGCTGGCCCGCATCGAGGCCGAGGTGGCGCTGCCCGCGTTGTTCGACCGCTTCCCGGACATCGCGCCGGCCGTGCCCGTCGACGAGCTGGAACCCGTGCGCTCGTTCATCTCCAACGGCCACCGCACGCTGCCGGTCAGGCTGCGGTAG